Genomic window (Nitrospirales bacterium LBB_01):
GTCTCGCCCCCACTTATCCACTATCACCCTGAATCCCAAAAGTTCAAACGCCTCAGTATATTGACCGGTCATTTTTTTAATCATAATTTCAAAAGATGCCTCGGCAGCTTCAAACTGAAAACCCTGATTTTCCAAAGTCTTAAGCTTGTGCAAAAGCCCTGATGCCTCATCATCTATTTTTAAGCCAAACTCCTCGGCTTTCCGTAAAATCGTGCTTTTTCCGGCAAGGTCTGAGACCAGTATCCGCTGAGTGTTCCCTACAGACTCAGGAGTGATGTGTTCATAGGTGCTGGCACACGCTCTGATAGCGCTTACATGAATCCCTCCCTTATGGGCAAAAGCGCTGTCGCCAACAAATGGCTGCCTCTTTACGTGGCTTTGATTAGCAATCTCTGTGACAAAACGAGAGACCTCGCGGAGATTTTTCAGCTTATTGTCGTCAATACAGTGGATTTTACGCTTAAGCTGCAAGTTTGGTATGATAGAGCACAGATTAGCGTTTCCGCATCGCTCCCCAATACCGTTAATTGTGCCCTGAACCTGCTTGACGTTAGCCAACACCGCCTCTATTGTGTTAGCAACCGCACAGTCGGAGTCGTTATGGGCATGAATGCCAAGTTGGACAGTGGTTTTCTCTCTGACATCCCGTGTAATCAGTCTTATATCATCAGGCAAACAGCCGCCGTTTGTTTCACAAAGCACTATACAGTCTGCCCCCGCATCCGCAGCAACTTTGATGCACCTAAGCGCATATTCTGGATTACACAGATACCCCTGATAAAAGTGCTCGGCATCAAAAAACACGGTTTTTTCATGTTTTTTAAGATATGTTATCGAGTCGTGAATAAGTTTCAGATTGTCGTCATAAGTGATTTTAAGCGCCTCCGTAACATGTAAATCCCACGTTTTTCCAACAATTGTAACAACAGGAGTTTCAGCCTCAAGCAAATGCTTAATGTTAGTGTCTTTATAAACCGGATGCCCATGCCTGTGAGTGCTGCCAAATGCCGCTATGCGCGCCGTCTTGAGTTTGAGCTTTCTAACCTCTTTAAAATAGTCAATATCACGGGGATTAGAGCCGGGCCATCCACCCTCAATATAGGGAATTCCAAATTCGTCAAGCTCCACGGTTATACGCAGCTTGTCCTCTACTGAAAACGATACGTCTTCAGATTGAGCTCCGTCTCGGAGTGTTGTATCGTAAATCTCTACTGTATCCATAGTGTCCTTTTATAACACATTATAAGCAGTAAAATAAAGATGCTCCGGTTCACTTTCAAAAAGGCAAATTGCTATAAATGCTTATGAAGTTAACTTAGGTAGTTATTTTCTGCTTGCTAAGGATATATAGAACAGGTCTGGATTCCCGCTCGGAGGCGGGAATGACAAAAGAAGAGCTGCCTTTCTCTTTTTGTCATTCCTGCGAAAGCAGGAATCCAGTTTTTTCTTGCTGGAGCTAACTACATAGTAATTTGCTATAATATCACAGGAGTCAACTGGGCATGATAAGAAAAAGACAAACACTTAGCTTGTATGAGTTTAATCTTCTGGTAAAAGAAGTCCTTGAACATACATTTGCAGAGAGTTATCTGATTACAGCAGAGATAGCCTCGCTAAATGTTGACGCCCGCGGGCACTGTTACATGGAGCTGGTGGAAAAGGACGAAAGCGGGATACGAGCTAACGCATCGGCTCGTATTTGGGCTTCGTCATATAAATTAATCAAATCAGAGTTTGAAAATGCAACAGGAGCAGCGCTTTCAAAAGGGCTAAAGATACTCCTTGAAGCAACCCTTATGTTTCATGAAAGATATGGGCTTAGTTTAATCATAAAGTGGATAGACCCTTCATATACGCTGGGTGAGATGGCAAGAAAAAAGCGCGAGATTCTTCAAAGGCTTGAAACTGAGGGCATATTAAACCGCAATAAATCATTACAGCTTCCTGTGGTAATACAAAAAATAGCTGTGTTTTCAGCTAAAGGAGCGGCAGGATTTGAGGATTTTATAAGGCACCTGCAATCAAACCCGTACGGATACATATTTGATGTGACATTGTATGAGACCGTTATGCAGGGCGACCGAGTGGAGGAGTCCTTTGTTGAGTCTCTCAGGCGTTGTCAGGCACTTGCCAACAGTTTGGATGTTGTCGTAATAGTGCGTGGAGGCGGTGGTGCGGTTGATCTGGATGCGTTTAATAATTACTTAATTGGCAAAGGGATAGCGCTTTTAACCATTCCGGTTATATGCGGCGTAGGACACGAAAGGGATCGCTCCGTAATAGATGAGGTCAGTCACACATCGGTAAAGACCCCTACGGCTGCCGCAGCTTTTATAATAGAGCGGGTTAGAGCTTTTGAGGAAATTCTTGACAGCAGGCTTGCAGAGTTGGTTATTGCTGTCAGAGACAGAGAGAGTACGCTTAACACTGAACTGATTACACTTTACAAGGCTCTTGAACAGGGAGCATCGGCTGCAATTTTAAGGAATAGGTATGCGATTAAATCCTACAGCACAACCCTTCATACTACACTTAAAATTATGCACCGGCATAGAAATCATGTCACAGTGCTGGCTGAAAAATTTAAAACTATTGCAGTTGGTGATATACGTACTCTTAAAACCAGAGTTGATTACCTTAGAAACCGGCTTGAACTATCGCTCAAAAAACTTGTTAGTAAAGAGCGTGAGAGATTAAAGACTTTAACGACATCTGCCGCTAACTTAAATCCTGAAAATGTGCTGAAACGCGGCTACAGTATAACTATGGGTGAAGGAGGGGGTCTCATAAAATCATCAGAACAGGTAAAAGAGGGAATGAAACTTCAGACAATTCTTGCGTCAGGGCATATTGAGAGCACAGTGACTCGTGCTCTATCTCCAAAATTCAACAATAAAGAGGTATAAACCTGTGACAAAAAAATACTCGGAGGCTATACAAGAAATTGAGGGGATAATCACGGAAATTGAAAATGAGACAATTGATGTTGATTTACTTACAGAGAAGGTACAGACGGCAGTTGGTCTTATAAAGTTGTGCAAGTCACGCTTAAGAAGCACTGAGGAGGAATTGGAAAATGTGCTGAAAGATTTTGAAGAAAGACCCGATGAGACGGAGAAACCGGATGACTCCGTAAAGAACCCTAAAAGAAAAACAAAGGTTGAGAAAAAGGACTCTCTATTTTCTTAAAATCAAAGACTTGAAAAATCGGCGGCACTTATCATATAATATCGTTGTATTTGTACAATTTCAGGAGGGATACGTTTAATGGAAAAGCAAAGCATAAACATAAAAGAAATAAAGGAATTGGCACAGAAATTTTCCACTGTGGAGATAGAGACCTGTATAACTCAGCAACTGCAAGAGGGTATAAATGAGTGCAAAATGGGAGGCCCCGCAGACCACGTTATCAACGAGCTTTCCAAGGCAGAATACGTAAGTACCAGAATGTCTGAGGGAGTCACTGTCGTTGACGCTATGAGAGAGCTTGCCAAAAAAATCCGCAATGTTCAGAGCGGATTCGGTAACGGCGGTTAACCAATCGCCAACTCTGCTATTTAACCCTTATAGCCGGCTCCTCAACATGTGGACGTTTGCCCTTTAAGCCCTGATCAAGTACAGGCGCATTCTTCTGGGCAGAGTTCCCTATCCATATCTGCACGCGTGTGTTTCTCTGCCAGTCTCCGGGAGCTTGAATAAATATCATACAGTTTTTATAGGGCTTTATAAATGTTAACAGCGTTGACTTCTTAGCAAATGCCGAGGCTACAAATTCCCAGCCATTTTTAGGCATACTTACTCTGAAAAACTTCATAACCGATTCTATCGTTACGTTGCCGCGGTAAACAAGAGTGCCGCCGCTATAATTGTTTGTATTCAACATTACGGACTCATCCTGAACTATTTCAAGCTCTGCCGGTACTTCTATATCTTCAAAGTCAGTGCCCATCAAAGACATACGCACAGGTTCTGCTGGAGGTTCAGTAGTAGCAGCACCCTGCTCACTCTCAGGCTTAACCCCTGTGGTATTCATACATCCGCTTGCTAAAAACACCACGATTAACGGAATTATAAGTAGAAACTTCTTTAAAAACATACACTCACCTCCTGATAAATTATCGTGATAAAATCATAACACATTCTTTTTTAATAAATAAACCTGATGTGAATCAACTTGTCAACTGAGTGTTTTTACAATTGGCAAAAGTTCAATTAACCGCTCTTTGATTATATAGTCAGCCGCCGTAAGAGTCTCTATTGACCTGTAACCGTAGGCACAAGCGACAGTCTTAGTGCCGGCTCGTTTTCCTGCTTCAATATCAAAGGAACTATCCCCTACGACAATTGTCTCAGTTTGTGAAGTGCCGCAAAGCTCCATTGCTTTTAGTATCGGCATTGGGGATGGCTTACATTTGGCAAAAGAATCGTGACCAAACACATATTTAAAATGCTTTGACAGATTCAGCCTCTCTATGACAAGTTTTGACATCGCTTCAGTTTTGTTACTTACAACCACCATGTTGTATGAGGAAAGTGCTGTAAGAGTTTCCACTACCGTATCATAGGCCCTTGTTTTATCAAGCATGTGAGCCTCATAGTGAGTAAAAAAGGTCTTTAAGACGGATTCCTTTTTGTGAAGAAGACCGCTGCCAAGCACTCTTTCTGCAAGCTTCCCAACTCCTTCTCCAACAAGGCTGACCACTGCCGATGAACTCAATGCCTTTAGACCCACTGTAGCTATTGCATAATTTAACGAGGCAGCTATATCCTCAACTGAATCTATTAAGGTGCCGTCCAAATCAAAAACTATTAATTTCAGTCCCACCGTGATAGCGCCTAATGACCAGCTTTCATTAATCTTTCATATTTTTCAATTCCAATGCACTCCTTAGCCGCTGGACACCATTGGATACACGTTGGTTTCATCTCTCTCGTTAATAGAGCTTTGCAACTGCTGCAGTTCATCTCACTTTCGTCAGACCATATCTCGTTTGAGTGACCGCAAAATATACACAGAAGATGCTCAGGATATGGATTAGTAATCTCCTTGCTACCTGGACAGCTTTCTTTCATAGCACAATCCTCACTGTTTGTTCTCCATGCCTTGCACGGGTTTATCGTTTACAAATACCATGTTTTTTCTTGAGCCGTCAGGATACGTAAGCACACCGGGGCCGTTTTTCTTATCGTCCTTAAATTCCCCCTCATAGCTGCTTCTATCCGTGTAGGTGTAGGTGCCGTGACCCTCTTTTTTCCCGTCTTTAAAAGCGCCATTATAAATTATCCCTGAGGGGTCTGTGTATGTACCCTGCCCATCCATTTTACCGTCTTTAAAGTCTCCCTCATACTTTGTGCCGTTAGGCCATGTGTATAAACCGTGTTTCATCTTTCCATCAGTAAACTCTCCGGTAAATTTCATTCCCTCTTTCCACGTGAATTCACCAAGCCCGTTTTGCTTATCGTCTTTGTAGTCTCCGGCATACTTGTTGCCGTTAGCGAATGTATAAACTCCCTGCCCGTCCCTTTTACCGTCTTTAAACGAACCGGCATACTTGCTGCCATCGGCAAAGGTATATACTCCTGAGCCCTCGGGGCTGCCATTTTTAAACTCGCCGGCATACTTTGATTTATCGGCAAACACTAAGATGCCTTCACCGTTTCTGCAATCTCCTTTTAAACATTCTGAAAATGCCTCTGTGCTCATAATTGACATCACAGTTAAGAGTAGCAGCATTTTTACGATTATCTTCATTTTTACCTCCAAAATTCTATTTTCTCACGTTATAATTTAACATAAAGGACAAACTTATTTTATTAATTCATTTTCCGTAACGACACGGTTTTTACCGGTGTGTTTGGCCATATAAAGAGCCTTGTCCGCCCTTTCTGTTGTTACACCAGACTTCTCTCCATTACGAAAAACACTTACCCCCACACTGACCGTAAAGGCAAGTGATTTGCCCTCATAGTCGCCGTCAAGTTTATATCGGGAACTCTCTACAGATTTGCATATAGCGGTTGCCCTCTTAGAGGCATTTTTTAGTGATGTATCCGGCAGAATCACTACAAATTCCTCTCCGCCGTATCTGGCAAAAAAATCATCCTTTCTGATATGCTCCCTGCACACTTGCACCATTGCCACTAACGCCCTGTCACCGGTCTGATGTCCATAGGTGTCATTTATGCTCTTAAAGTTATCGATATCAATCATAAGCATTGAAAACCCTAAGCCATCTACCGTGTTGGCATCCATAAGTTTACGCATATAACTTTCATAAGCCATGCGGTTATACACTCCGGTTAAGCCATCCAGCAGAGAGTCCGTGCGAGCCTTCATTAAATCCTCTCTAAGAGCTGAAACCTCTTTTGTGAGATTTTCTAACTGCTTTGAATCTGCCGTTTCCTTTTGTCTTATCGCATCCTGAATGTGCTCAACCTCACTTCGTATTTCCTCTTTTATCTTTTTTATGTCATCCAGCAGGGTTATTTTCCCTATCTTTTCGCTTCTGTCATAAACTTTCCGGTTAAAATCCATGTTCCCGGTCTCAAGCGCAGATATTCCCTTTGACAGTAAATCAATAATCGTTTTATACTCGGACTCCCTCTCTTTAAAATAAACCTTTTTACTTTCAATGAATGAGATTATTGTTTCTTTACTTCTCTCAAGAACACTCTGAAGGCGTTTTACCTTTTCCTCCTTAGAGACATCCTCAGAAAACTCATCCATCCTGTCCTTGAATTTATCAGAATCTATTTCCTTTATGTCAAACGAAAACTCCTTAAGGAAGACTATCAATGTCTTAACTGCCTGTATAAGAAAACTCTTGTGTTCGCCCAGATGAGTTAATTTCTCGGTAAGACACTCAACAGTGGCTTCATCACAATCATCAGCTTTCTTTTTAGTAGAAAATAGTCCCATATTTAACTCCCTGATTCCTTTCCCTCATTATTTTAAAAACTTAATCAGAGCAACTATAATTCCTATTTGGCTTGCCCAGAAAATAAACATCCACTTAAGGAGTTCGGCTTTTGTGTCGAGGAGTTCGGTTCTTACTTTGGATATTTCAGACTTTAGTTCAGCCTTTACCTCAGATATTTCAGCCTTTAGTTCGGATTTTACTTTGAGAATTTCGGATTTTACTTCGGATATTTCAGTCTTTTGTTCGGCTTTAGCGGCAAGCGAATCAGTTTTCGTAACGAATTCTTTTGACAGCTCCTCCCTCATAGTCTCCTTTGTAGTTGACGATAGTTCAGAGGACTCCCTAACCACCTCTGCAATTTCCTTAGCAGCCTTATCGCTAAGGTCTGCGCTCTTAAGCCGTTCGTATATCTTTAACGTGTCAATTGCTGTTGCCATGTTTTTTTACCTCCAGTCTAAAATACTTTACGACTCAAATGTAAATCCTGTCTTAATTACCTCAATGCAAGCCTCAACAACTACTGGATCATATAAAATGCCGCTGTTTTTTGTTATTTCCTCAACTGCTTTTTCAATTCCAAGAGCTGCCCTGTAGGGTCTGTGGAATGCCATTGCCTCAACCACGTCGGCAACACACATAATACGTGCCTCAATTAGTATCTCTTCAGCTTTTAAGCCGGCTGGATAACCTGTGCCGTTTAGTCTTTCATGATGTTGAAGCACTACCTCTGCAACAGGCCCAGGGAATTCTATGTCTTTTAGAATATCGTAACCGACCTTTGAGTGGGTTTTAATCAGTGAAAATTCTATCTTATTCAACTGACCGGGTTTACTTAATATCTCAGAGGGAATAGCGATTTTCCCCAAATCATGTATTATACCGGCAAGCTCTATGCAATCAGTAACATCATCGGGAAGCTCCATCTTTTGGGCTATTCTTACCGCAAGCAGAGACACGCGGCGCTGATGTCCTGCCGTGTATGGATCCTTTGCCTCTACGGCATGTGACATCGCCTCTACCACATCTTTTATGTTTCTGTTGAGTCTTTCTATACTGTGCTGTTGGTGCTCCTCAGCCCTTTTGCGCACTATTACGCTGGCCAGAGCGTTAGAGACAGCGCTTAGAATCTCCTTTTCGCCTGAATCGTCAGAGTGTCCTGCTCTTAAGTATATGTTAAGCACTCCAAGGGTTTTATCGTTATACACAAGCGGGGTGCAGTAGTGGCCATGCGGTGACATCCCTTCATATCTGATAGTGTGGCTATCGTCTGTTGTAGGAGTAAAAATTATTTTCTGTTGCAGAGCTGCCTGTCCACAGTGGCAAGTCCCAAAGGGGACTATATTGCACTGCTTGATGTTTTCATCGGGAAGCCCTCTGTGAGCCTTAAGAACAAGCTCTGAGGGATTGTTCTCTGTCAGAAATATTGCGCCTTTGTTTTCAAACGTTAGCCACGGGATTGACATTATTAAGTTAATCGCCTCGTTAAGGTACTCATGAATATCTATGTTTTCCAGTGATTTGCTTAACAGCAATGCTATGACCGATTGTATCCGGTAGTTATGACGGAGTTTTTTTTCAGCCTCCCATCGCTCATGTATCTCGTTTCTTAGCGCTTGCTCAGTCTTACTAAGCCTTAAAATATTTCTTACCATACCCCGCAATTCATATATGTTAAAGGGTTTTGTTAAAAACGCTATCGTGCCCCACTCAAAGCACTTCTCAATGTAGTCGTCGTTAGCATGCCCTGAGAGCACTATTATCGGACACACATTTTTTTGGGATATTGTCTTTAATTCCTCCAAAAACTCCACTCCACCCATGCCTGGCATTTTCATATCCAGCACTATAAGCGACGGTTGCTGCTTTTTACAAGAATCCAACGCCTCAATACCATTTATCGCTGTTATTATCTCGTAGCCATCCCGCTGCAGTATCTTATTAACTGCCAACCGTACACTTTCGTCATCGTCAATGACCATTATTATGTCTTTCAACGCATCCCCCGTCACTCTGACTTTAGTATAACCTTTTAAACATCGTTACGCAATGCTGACAACCACTTATTTTCTAATAATCATGAAGATATTTGCAAGTGCGGCTCAAACAATCCTACTTTATAAAAACCGGTGTGTGCAGCTCTACCTCAGAAACAAGTTCTTTCATGTCCCTGTCGTTTAAGGAAACACACCCTGCCGTCCAATCAGCCTCGCCCCCGCCATGAATCATTATAAGGCTGCCAAGCGGCGTGTTTTGTGGAGGAATATTACTATTTTCAATTGCCTCTGTTATCTGATTGTACTCTGTAACGCTTATTATGCCCCCTGTAAGACCACGCCAGGCATCCATATGGTTTGGATAACTAATCAAAAAAGACGGAAGCCCCGCCCCTGTATCCGGATCTCTGCCAAACTGGCTTACATGGTTTATATCGGCTATGTAGTAAATCCCCTCGGGAGTCCTTCTGTCACCTTTAACCCTTTTAGGAAAAAGATCATCGTTGTAAATTAAATTGAATCTGTCATCGTAAAACCATACAAGCGCTGATGAAAAAATAATTTTATCACCTAATCTGTATTGATTGTCTCTTTTTACCCATTTCCCTGAGACTGTTTCATAGACTGTTATCTTTTTGGTGTCTCTATCCACAAAAACAACAGCTCTGGCTTTTTGTGCATCAGGAAATTTACTCAGTGGTTTTTCATACAACTTAAACCCGTTATCTCTCATTAACACCAGACACACTCTCGGTTGAAATGTTAAACTTGTGCTGAGTCTTTTGCCGGAAAAACTGCCAAGTCCCACATGGTAGCTCTTCTTTTCTTTCCATGTGTTGCCGTATTTTTCATATAAAATGAGAATTCTTGATTCCTTATTAACCAGTATCTTCTTGTCCGAATTTGAAAGATTGAAAAACTCCTCCTCCTTTCGTTCATACTTTGTATCAACATAGGTTTTATTTGTAAGGAGGTCTCTGTGCTTTAACCAAAACGAGCCACCGTTAATTTTTATCTCAAACCACTGAAACCCTTCAGACTGAGTGTTGTCAACAGGTTCTATTTCCATACCCTTGAGAAGATGAAGTGAAACCGGCGCATCCTCAGACGGCTCTGTATAAACCGGCAGTGTGTCAACCGATACGCGGTAAAAACCGGAAAGACTGTCTTGCGGCTGAGCTCCTGCCTGCTGACAGATTAAGAAGCAGCATATAACACTGAAAAGGCTTGCTGTTACGCAAAGCCTTTCAGGAATTGTAGTACACTTTTTCACTGTCATAAACATAATAATCCTACACTAAAATGGCACTCAGTCTCTTAGTATCAACCATTACATTATCTCTTAAGCGACAGTATATCCTGCAGCAATTCATCCGTTGTCTGAACGGACTTAGAGTTTGCCTGAAAGGCTCTCTGGTTAGTAATCATGATGACAAACTCAGTGCCAAGGTCAACGTTGCTTTGTTCCAGTTTGCCCTCATCTATTGCTCCAAGGCCGCTTGTCTGTGCTGTGTTAACTATGGCATCGCCAGAATCAGGGGTTACGCCATACATATTTGCACCTTCTTTTTTCAACCCATTGGGATTATTAAAACGAGCTAACGCAAGCTGCCCGATAACTTTCGTCAAACCGTTTGTATATGTGGCTGTTATCTTGCCATAAGAATCAATACTCATACTTGAATATGTTCCAGATGAGTTACCATTCTGACTAACATCAAGAACCTGCGAACTATCTGCCAGCTGCTGAGTTGTATTTGCCCCAGAACCGCCTTGAAGTATAGATGTTCCAAAGTTAAAACTAACCGACTGGTCAGTAGCAACGCCGCCGAGAAAGTTAAACGTAATGCTCGGTTCTGTAATTGCAGAGACATCTGTTCCGGTACCATCGCTTACAAGATTGCCGCTGGTGTTAAATGTCAGCGTCTGTGTGGCGCTTGATGAGGCAAGGGTTAGAACACTGCTTGAGCTTGACTGCTGATAAGCATAATGTACCTGCCACTTGTTGTCTGCCGTTTTCGTGTAGTATGCGGTTATGTCGTGTGCGCCACCTTGCGAATCGTATATCGTGGTTGAGGTTGAGTAGTTATAATTAGCAGGGTCTTCATTTACACCGTCTCCGTTGCTGTCAAGTGTAAAGGCAGCTGTTATTATACTTGACGATGAGTTTAAATTTACTTTCCAGTCAACATTAGACGTCTCCTTCGCAGCACTTACATTCATGTTTATCTTAATATCGGTAAGATTACCCGATAAACTGGTGCTTGAAACTGATGAACTGGAAATGTCACTTGCCATATAACCTTGCACTCTTAAACCGCTTGGGGTTACCATATAACCGCTTTTATCAATGCTAAAGTTGCCTGCGCGGGTATAATATGATGAGTTTGAAGCCGTTGTTGAACCATCATCCTTTACTAT
Coding sequences:
- a CDS encoding citramalate synthase — translated: MDTVEIYDTTLRDGAQSEDVSFSVEDKLRITVELDEFGIPYIEGGWPGSNPRDIDYFKEVRKLKLKTARIAAFGSTHRHGHPVYKDTNIKHLLEAETPVVTIVGKTWDLHVTEALKITYDDNLKLIHDSITYLKKHEKTVFFDAEHFYQGYLCNPEYALRCIKVAADAGADCIVLCETNGGCLPDDIRLITRDVREKTTVQLGIHAHNDSDCAVANTIEAVLANVKQVQGTINGIGERCGNANLCSIIPNLQLKRKIHCIDDNKLKNLREVSRFVTEIANQSHVKRQPFVGDSAFAHKGGIHVSAIRACASTYEHITPESVGNTQRILVSDLAGKSTILRKAEEFGLKIDDEASGLLHKLKTLENQGFQFEAAEASFEIMIKKMTGQYTEAFELLGFRVIVDKWGRDKDCLCEATVKLRLPAKDNEGSTIVHTVSEGNGPVNALDKALRKALDKHYPELRSVKLLDYKVRVLQSGLGTATNVRVLIESGDETTKWSTVGVSENVIEASWQALLDSIEYKLLRG
- a CDS encoding diguanylate cyclase, coding for MGLFSTKKKADDCDEATVECLTEKLTHLGEHKSFLIQAVKTLIVFLKEFSFDIKEIDSDKFKDRMDEFSEDVSKEEKVKRLQSVLERSKETIISFIESKKVYFKERESEYKTIIDLLSKGISALETGNMDFNRKVYDRSEKIGKITLLDDIKKIKEEIRSEVEHIQDAIRQKETADSKQLENLTKEVSALREDLMKARTDSLLDGLTGVYNRMAYESYMRKLMDANTVDGLGFSMLMIDIDNFKSINDTYGHQTGDRALVAMVQVCREHIRKDDFFARYGGEEFVVILPDTSLKNASKRATAICKSVESSRYKLDGDYEGKSLAFTVSVGVSVFRNGEKSGVTTERADKALYMAKHTGKNRVVTENELIK
- a CDS encoding DUF1640 domain-containing protein encodes the protein MATAIDTLKIYERLKSADLSDKAAKEIAEVVRESSELSSTTKETMREELSKEFVTKTDSLAAKAEQKTEISEVKSEILKVKSELKAEISEVKAELKSEISKVRTELLDTKAELLKWMFIFWASQIGIIVALIKFLK
- a CDS encoding L,D-transpeptidase family protein gives rise to the protein MTVKKCTTIPERLCVTASLFSVICCFLICQQAGAQPQDSLSGFYRVSVDTLPVYTEPSEDAPVSLHLLKGMEIEPVDNTQSEGFQWFEIKINGGSFWLKHRDLLTNKTYVDTKYERKEEEFFNLSNSDKKILVNKESRILILYEKYGNTWKEKKSYHVGLGSFSGKRLSTSLTFQPRVCLVLMRDNGFKLYEKPLSKFPDAQKARAVVFVDRDTKKITVYETVSGKWVKRDNQYRLGDKIIFSSALVWFYDDRFNLIYNDDLFPKRVKGDRRTPEGIYYIADINHVSQFGRDPDTGAGLPSFLISYPNHMDAWRGLTGGIISVTEYNQITEAIENSNIPPQNTPLGSLIMIHGGGEADWTAGCVSLNDRDMKELVSEVELHTPVFIK
- a CDS encoding response regulator; translation: MKDIIMVIDDDESVRLAVNKILQRDGYEIITAINGIEALDSCKKQQPSLIVLDMKMPGMGGVEFLEELKTISQKNVCPIIVLSGHANDDYIEKCFEWGTIAFLTKPFNIYELRGMVRNILRLSKTEQALRNEIHERWEAEKKLRHNYRIQSVIALLLSKSLENIDIHEYLNEAINLIMSIPWLTFENKGAIFLTENNPSELVLKAHRGLPDENIKQCNIVPFGTCHCGQAALQQKIIFTPTTDDSHTIRYEGMSPHGHYCTPLVYNDKTLGVLNIYLRAGHSDDSGEKEILSAVSNALASVIVRKRAEEHQQHSIERLNRNIKDVVEAMSHAVEAKDPYTAGHQRRVSLLAVRIAQKMELPDDVTDCIELAGIIHDLGKIAIPSEILSKPGQLNKIEFSLIKTHSKVGYDILKDIEFPGPVAEVVLQHHERLNGTGYPAGLKAEEILIEARIMCVADVVEAMAFHRPYRAALGIEKAVEEITKNSGILYDPVVVEACIEVIKTGFTFES
- a CDS encoding exodeoxyribonuclease VII large subunit, producing the protein MIRKRQTLSLYEFNLLVKEVLEHTFAESYLITAEIASLNVDARGHCYMELVEKDESGIRANASARIWASSYKLIKSEFENATGAALSKGLKILLEATLMFHERYGLSLIIKWIDPSYTLGEMARKKREILQRLETEGILNRNKSLQLPVVIQKIAVFSAKGAAGFEDFIRHLQSNPYGYIFDVTLYETVMQGDRVEESFVESLRRCQALANSLDVVVIVRGGGGAVDLDAFNNYLIGKGIALLTIPVICGVGHERDRSVIDEVSHTSVKTPTAAAAFIIERVRAFEEILDSRLAELVIAVRDRESTLNTELITLYKALEQGASAAILRNRYAIKSYSTTLHTTLKIMHRHRNHVTVLAEKFKTIAVGDIRTLKTRVDYLRNRLELSLKKLVSKERERLKTLTTSAANLNPENVLKRGYSITMGEGGGLIKSSEQVKEGMKLQTILASGHIESTVTRALSPKFNNKEV
- a CDS encoding HAD-IA family hydrolase → MGLKLIVFDLDGTLIDSVEDIAASLNYAIATVGLKALSSSAVVSLVGEGVGKLAERVLGSGLLHKKESVLKTFFTHYEAHMLDKTRAYDTVVETLTALSSYNMVVVSNKTEAMSKLVIERLNLSKHFKYVFGHDSFAKCKPSPMPILKAMELCGTSQTETIVVGDSSFDIEAGKRAGTKTVACAYGYRSIETLTAADYIIKERLIELLPIVKTLS
- the xseB gene encoding exodeoxyribonuclease VII small subunit, encoding MTKKYSEAIQEIEGIITEIENETIDVDLLTEKVQTAVGLIKLCKSRLRSTEEELENVLKDFEERPDETEKPDDSVKNPKRKTKVEKKDSLFS
- a CDS encoding flagellar hook protein FlgE, encoding MLSSLWTAVSGMNSNSTSLSVVGDNIANMNTTGFKSSRADFGDVLSQAMIGTGGGQVGKGSYVTNIDALFTQGSFITTNNPTDLAIDGNGFFIVKDDGSTTASNSSYYTRAGNFSIDKSGYMVTPSGLRVQGYMASDISSSSVSSTSLSGNLTDIKINMNVSAAKETSNVDWKVNLNSSSSIITAAFTLDSNGDGVNEDPANYNYSTSTTIYDSQGGAHDITAYYTKTADNKWQVHYAYQQSSSSSVLTLASSSATQTLTFNTSGNLVSDGTGTDVSAITEPSITFNFLGGVATDQSVSFNFGTSILQGGSGANTTQQLADSSQVLDVSQNGNSSGTYSSMSIDSYGKITATYTNGLTKVIGQLALARFNNPNGLKKEGANMYGVTPDSGDAIVNTAQTSGLGAIDEGKLEQSNVDLGTEFVIMITNQRAFQANSKSVQTTDELLQDILSLKR
- a CDS encoding molecular chaperone Tir, whose translation is MKIIVKMLLLLTVMSIMSTEAFSECLKGDCRNGEGILVFADKSKYAGEFKNGSPEGSGVYTFADGSKYAGSFKDGKRDGQGVYTFANGNKYAGDYKDDKQNGLGEFTWKEGMKFTGEFTDGKMKHGLYTWPNGTKYEGDFKDGKMDGQGTYTDPSGIIYNGAFKDGKKEGHGTYTYTDRSSYEGEFKDDKKNGPGVLTYPDGSRKNMVFVNDKPVQGMENKQ